One region of Cottoperca gobio chromosome 19, fCotGob3.1, whole genome shotgun sequence genomic DNA includes:
- the LOC115024319 gene encoding trafficking regulator of GLUT4 1-like, producing the protein MAVNMMPDPTVWLGEEQPSLLDQEDSPSSQAPVSVPCPPVRGEPLIHSSSSSPVITRPPRSKSKGELVIVINEKLKNSNGIHPTPAESTSPVICSPPRRQHSISYPHHNKTRKGSRASSIGYTAFSPRPSISRHSSIATNPPLDRTKVKDYLFLSVLACFCPVWPINIVGFVYSIMSKNSLEQGNLDGAVRLGRVAKMLSIVSLVGGTVIIIACIVNLAINVKT; encoded by the exons ATGGCTGTGAACATGATGCCAGATCCCACCGTTTGGCTGGGCGAGGAACAACCGTCGCTGCTGGACCAGGAGGACTCTCCGTCGAGCCAAGCCCCCGTCTCTGTGCCATGCCCCCCAGTCAGAGGTGAACCTCTcatccacagcagcagcagcagcccggTCATCACACGGCCTCCACGCAGCAAATCCAAAGGCGAGCTTGTCATTGTCATCAACGAGAAGCTGAAGAACA GTAATGGGATCCACCCAACGCCCGCAGAGAGCACCTCCCCAGTCATCTGCTCTCCTCCCAGAAGACAACACTCCATCTCTTATCCCCATCACAACAAGACCAGGAAGGGGAGCAGGGCGAGCTCCATCGGCTACACCGCCTTCTCGCCCAGGCCGTCGATTTCTCGCCACTCCAGCATCGCCACAAACCCACCCTTGGACCGGACAAAGGTCAAAGACTACCTCTTCCTGTCCGTGCTGGCCTGCTTCTGCCCCGTGTGGCCCATCAACATCGTGGGATTTGTTTATTCCATCATG TCCAAGAACAGTCTGGAGCAGGGGAACCTGGACGGCGCCGTGCGTCTAGGACGTGTGGCCAAGATGCTCTCCATTGTGTCACTAGTAGGAGGGACGGTCATTATCATCGCCTGCATCGTCAACCTAGCCA taaaTGTGAAAACCTGA
- the kif22 gene encoding kinesin-like protein KIF22, translated as MAQRVAVSDGANKKTSRVRVVVRLRPYMGKQDEKDEGPCVRGLDSQNLEIINWRNATETVKYHFDVIHGEQTTQQEVFRSVKPILPHLLSGQNASVFAYGPTGAGKTHTMMGSSDQPGVIPRAVREVFKLVKAKNEDDRWDYSIGMSYLEIYNEKVLDLLSPSSLDLPIREDKDKNILIPGLTHTTISSFSDFDKHFVPASLNRTTASTKLNQRSSRSHAVLLLKVVRTQRTLPHRQQTGKLYLIDLAGSEDNRLTGNQGIRLKESGAINLSLFTLSKVVDSLNSGTAVRVPYRDSKLTRLLQDSLGGSAHSVMITNIAPEYKYYFHTFGALNFASKSKLIVNKPFTCETVAVLPVKRGREGHEAGGSGTEPQKKRQKEERKTEQDGFPSSAQFHSPSEPSVMDRLIALEKLMMNCGDKDKLSMLKDVAQSRKEIQELKEKQREFESKAMLFNREVGERSGVKQDPAFKNSMAPLQRKQSTATKAKQQAVVQPLQVAQLQPLQQLAVVRKQSVCVKKKKLSDQVEPPEGKENMLESCWESQLDTSVLEHSRQKILHILNSGSLKELKGLQQIGDKKAKLILGWREIHGHFRKLDDVVKVEGMMGKRFSSFIKANILSVMGK; from the exons ATGGCTCAGCGTGTGGCGGTATCAGATGGAGCAAACAAGAAGACGTCCAGGGTTCGGGTAGTGGTTCGTCTCCGACCTTACATGGGCAAACAAGATGAGAAAGACGAGGGACCGTGTGTAAGAGGCCTGGATTCACAGAACCTGGAAATAATCAACTGGAGAAATGCTACAGAAACAGTCAAATACCA TTTTGACGTTATTCATGGTGAGCAAACGACACAGCAAGAAGTGTTCCGCTCGGTGAAGCCCATCCTGCCACACTTACTGAGTGGCCAGAATGCCAGTGTGTTTGCCTATGGACCCACAGGAGCTG GTAAGACTCACACCATGATGGGCAGTTCGGATCAGCCAGGAGTGATCCCCAGAGCCGTTCGCGAAGTCTTCAAGCTGGTCAAAGCTAAGAACGAGGATGACCGCTGGGACTACAGCATTGGCATGTCTTATTTGGAAATTTACAATGAGAAG GTGCTAGATCTTCTATCGCCGAGCTCCCTGGATTTACCAATTAGAGAGGACAAGGACAAGAACATCCTCATCCCTGgcctcactcacacaaccatcTCCTCCTTCTCAGACTTTGACAAACACTTTGTCCCTGCCAGCCTCAATCGTACAACAGCTTCTACCAAACTGAACCAGCGCTCCAGCCGCAGCCACGCTGTCCTCCTCCTCAAG GTTGTGCGGACTCAGCGCACACTGCCCCACAGACAGCAGACGGGAAAGCTGTACTTGATAGACCTCGCTGGGTCTGAGGACAACCGACTCACCGGCAACCAGGGCATCCGCCTGAAGGAGAGCGGCGCCATCAACTTGTCCCTCTTCACTCTCAGCAAAGTTGTGGACTCTCTTAACTCTGGCACTGCCGTCCGCGTGCCCTACAGAGACAGTAAACTGACGCGGCTGCTGCAGGACTCGCTGGGCGGCTCGGCGCACTCTGTCATGATCACCAACATTGCACCGGAGTACAAATACTATTTCCACACGTTTGGTGCACTCAACTTTGCCTCCAAATCCAAGCTCATTGTGAACAAGCCCTTCACCTGTGAAACTGTGGCTGTTCTGCCAG TGAAGCGGGGCAGAGAAGGCCACGAGGCAGGGGGGTCTGGCACTGAGCcgcagaagaagaggcagaaggaagagaggaaaactGAACAGGATGGTTTCCCATCCTCTGCACAGTTTCACAG tccgTCAGAACCGTCAGTGATGGACAGACTAATAGCTCTGGAGAAGCTGATGATGAACTGCGGGGACAAAGATAAGCTGAGCATGCTGAAAGATGTGGCTCAGTCTCGCAAGGAGATCCAG GAGCtcaaagagaagcagagggagTTTGAGAGCAAGGCCATGCTATTCAACCGGGAGGTCGGAGAAAGGTCCGGTGTCAAACAGGATCCTGCCTTCAAGAACAGCATGGCTCCTCTGCAAAGGAAACAGTCAACTGCGACAAAGGCCAAGCAGCAGGCCGTGGTGCAGCCCCTACAAG TGGCCCAGCTCCAGCCTCTTCAGCAGCTTGCCGTCGTCAGAAAACAGTCCGTCTGCgtcaagaagaagaagctttcCGACCAGGTTGAG cctccaGAGGGTAAAGAGAACATGTTGGAGAGCTGCTGGGAGTCCCAACTCGACACGTCTGTGCTGGAGCACTCGAGACAGAAAATCCTACACATCCTCAACAGCGGCTCGCTCAAAGAGCTGAAGGGTCTGCAGCAGATCGGCGACAAGAAGGCGAAGCTCATCCTGGGCTGGAGGGAGATCCATGGTCACTTCAGAAAG TTGGATGATGTGGTAAAAGTGGAGGGTATGATGGGAAAGAGATTTTCCTCCTTCATAAAG GCGAACATCCTGAGTGTCATGGggaaatga
- the pagr1 gene encoding PAXIP1-associated glutamate-rich protein 1 isoform X1 gives MQAEATDSALREGIETLGVMDTEQPAAGKEKEGNTEQQDTEMTAATEEVATIKDEKDGDDDAMEGEAHKDEPQANMGVDGEEGKQAVGGDSEWELAYSDEEIEDPKNWMPPTAEIKRLYELLSKGEMLELNFVPLPRRPPTPERTPSPEREDEEDTVKEREREENERRPPTPTEFDFDETQATPKNAFMNRRRTPGSSARSSVKREARLDKVLSDMKRHRKIEEHIMRTGRDLFKSEKKLEEALSPNSQKEREKERERDSNPNTIFSPRQRRY, from the exons ATGCAAGCTGAGGCCACAGACTCTGCACTGAGAGAGGGCATAGAGACTCTGGGTGTGATGGACACTGAACAACCTGCAGCaggcaaagagaaagagggCAACACAGAGCAACAGGACACGGAGATGACAGCTGCCACAGAggaggtggcaacaatcaaggATGAAAAGG ACGGAGACGACGATGCGATGGAAGGAGAAGCACACAAGGATGAACCTCAGGCAAACATGGGGGTGGATGGGGAAGAGGGAAAGCAGGCTGTTGGAGGGGACAGTGAATGGGAGCTTGCGTACAGCGACGAGGAAATAGAGGACCCCAAAAACTGGATGCCCCCTACTGCTGAGATCAAAAGACTCTATGAGCTGCTCTCTAAAGGGGAGATGCTGGAATTGAACTTTGTGCCCCTTCCAAGGAGGCCGCCTACACCTGAACGCACCCCCTCGCCtgaaagagaggatgaggaagatacagtgaaggaaagagagagggaggagaacgaACGCAG gccTCCAACTCCGACTGAATTTGACTTTGATGAGACACAAGCCACTCCGAAAAATGCCTTCATGAACAGACGCAGAACACCAG GATCTTCAGCTCGCTCCTCTGTGAAAAGGGAAGCTCGGCTGGACAAAGTACTGTCAGACATGAAGCGGCACCGCAAAATCGAGGAGCACATCATGCGTACGGGTCGAGATCTCTTCAAGAGTGAAAAGAAGCTGGAGGaggctctgtctccaaacaGCCAGAAGGAGCGGGAGAAGGAAAGGGAACGAGACAGCAACCCCAACACCATCTTCTCCCCGAGACAGAGGAGATACTGA
- the pagr1 gene encoding PAXIP1-associated glutamate-rich protein 1 isoform X2: MQAEATDSALREGIETLGVMDTEQPAAGKEKEGNTEQQDTEMTAATEEVATIKDEKDGDDDAMEGEAHKDEPQANMGVDGEEGKQAVGGDSEWELAYSDEEIEDPKNWMPPTAEIKRLYELLSKGEMLELNFVPLPRRPPTPERTPSPEREDEEDTVKEREREENERRPPTPTEFDFDETQATPKNAFMNRRRTPARSSVKREARLDKVLSDMKRHRKIEEHIMRTGRDLFKSEKKLEEALSPNSQKEREKERERDSNPNTIFSPRQRRY, from the exons ATGCAAGCTGAGGCCACAGACTCTGCACTGAGAGAGGGCATAGAGACTCTGGGTGTGATGGACACTGAACAACCTGCAGCaggcaaagagaaagagggCAACACAGAGCAACAGGACACGGAGATGACAGCTGCCACAGAggaggtggcaacaatcaaggATGAAAAGG ACGGAGACGACGATGCGATGGAAGGAGAAGCACACAAGGATGAACCTCAGGCAAACATGGGGGTGGATGGGGAAGAGGGAAAGCAGGCTGTTGGAGGGGACAGTGAATGGGAGCTTGCGTACAGCGACGAGGAAATAGAGGACCCCAAAAACTGGATGCCCCCTACTGCTGAGATCAAAAGACTCTATGAGCTGCTCTCTAAAGGGGAGATGCTGGAATTGAACTTTGTGCCCCTTCCAAGGAGGCCGCCTACACCTGAACGCACCCCCTCGCCtgaaagagaggatgaggaagatacagtgaaggaaagagagagggaggagaacgaACGCAG gccTCCAACTCCGACTGAATTTGACTTTGATGAGACACAAGCCACTCCGAAAAATGCCTTCATGAACAGACGCAGAACACCAG CTCGCTCCTCTGTGAAAAGGGAAGCTCGGCTGGACAAAGTACTGTCAGACATGAAGCGGCACCGCAAAATCGAGGAGCACATCATGCGTACGGGTCGAGATCTCTTCAAGAGTGAAAAGAAGCTGGAGGaggctctgtctccaaacaGCCAGAAGGAGCGGGAGAAGGAAAGGGAACGAGACAGCAACCCCAACACCATCTTCTCCCCGAGACAGAGGAGATACTGA
- the tlcd3bb gene encoding protein FAM57B encodes MLTILAAGSMFFPGLFLLSKQCLKSIPALRWSEGDAVIVSARLVSSVQAVMASSAGYIIASSCEDILEDQHWLTSSYIMFAVPYFVYDIYAMFMCYWYKLRVKGHEEASAAPQHMSTALTSYLRREFLMVLHHVVMVTVCFPVSVFWRQGKGDYFQGILFMAELSTPSVCLGKILIQYKQQHTLLHKVNGALMLITFFICRVLLFPYLYYAYGRYASIPFHMVPLSVPWHCNLGAALLMAPQLYWFSLICRGALRLFMGSSRSQRPRATTGAAKERQTDGNALPQPANGYSARSSEPDLATH; translated from the exons ATGCTGACCATTCTAGCTGCTGGGTCTATGTTCTTTCCAGGCCTTTTCCTCCTGTCCAAACAATGCCTGAAGTCAATCCCAGCACTGAGATGGAGCGAAGGAGATGCAGTCATTGTATCCGCCAG GTTGGTTTCATCAGTTCAGGCAGTCATGGCTTCTTCAGCTGGCTACATCATTGCTTCTTCCTGCGAGGACATCCTCGAGGACCA GCATTGGCTGACAAGCTCTTACATCATGTTTGCTGTTCCCTACTTCGTGTATGACATCTACGCAATGTTCATGTGCTACTGGTACAAGCTACGGGTCAAAGGGCACGAGGAGGCCTCGGCAGCACCTCAGCACATGAGCACAGCACTGACCAGCTACCTGCGGCGCGAGTTCCTCATGGTGCTGCACCACGTTGTCATGGTCACCGTCTGCTTCCCCGTCTCTGTG tTTTGGAGACAAGGAAAGGGAGATTATTTCCAGGGTATACTGTTCATGGCTGAACTCAGCACTCCATCTGTCTGCTTAGGAAAAATACTCATCCAG TACAAACAGCAACACACTCTCCTGCACAAAGTGAATGGGGCTCTTATGCTGATCACTTTTTTCATCTGTCGAGTCCTCCTCTTCCCTTACCTCTACTACGCCTATGGAAG GTACGCGTCCATTCCCTTCCACATGGTCCCCCTGTCGGTGCCCTGGCACTGTAACCTCGGTGCTGCTCTGCTCATGGCCCCCCAGCTCTATTGGTTCTCCCTAATTTGCAGGGGCGCCCTGCGACTATTCATGGGCTCCTCCCGCTCTCAGAGACCACGTGCGACCACAGGCGCAGCCAAGGAGAGGCAGACGGACGGCAACGCACTGCCCCAGCCGGCCAACGGCTACAGTGCACGCTCCTCAGAGCCTGATCTGGCCACTCACTGA